The Angustibacter sp. Root456 genome contains the following window.
GCCCGCCGAGCCGCCGGACGCCACCACGATGCACCTGTCCGCGATCGGCTCGGGGCCGGACGAACGAGCCACCGAGGTCGGCGAGCCGGCCGCCGGTGAGCCGGGGGCTCCGGCCGCCGTCGAGCCGGGCACCGTCGCCTCGCTGCGAGCGGGCACCGCCTTGCTGCGGGTCGACCACGGACCCAACGCGGGCTCGCGCTTCCTGCTCGACGGCGACGTCACGACCGTCGGGAGGCACCCGAGCAGCGACATCTTCCTCGACGACGTCACCGTCTCGCGCAAGCACGCGGAGTTCCGCCGGGAGGGCACGGCCTTCAGCGTCCGCGACGTCGGCAGCCTCAACGGCACGTACGTCAACCGGCAGCGGATCGACGCCAGCCCGCTCGCCACGGGCGACGAGGTGCAGATCGGCAAGTTCCGGCTCGTCGTGATGCTGGGCGAGGCCGAATGAGCCCTGCGGTCTCGCGCCGCGACTCGACCATGAGCATCGGGGAGGTCCTGGCGCAGCTGAGCCCGGACTTTCCCGACGTCAGCGTCTCCAAGATCCGGCTGTGGGAGAGCGAGGGCCTCGTCGAGCCCGCACGCACACCGTCGGGATACCGCAAGTTCACGCACGAGGACGTCGAGCGGCTGCGGTACGCCATGACGCTGCAGCGCGACCAGTTCTGGCCGCTGCGCAAGATCCGTGACCACCTCGACGCCGTCTCGCGCGGGGCCGAGGAGCTGCTGGTCGGAGCCACCGGGCCCCGCGCGGCGCGGCCGGCCGACGGCGGCGAGGGTTCGGGGCTGGAGGACCTGCTGCGGCGCGGCGGCCGCGTGCGGCTGTCGGCGGCCGAGCTGTGCACGCGCGCCGGGATCGATGCCGACGAGCTGGAGTCGCTCGTCGGCTTCGGGCTGCTGCAGCCGAGCGTCGCGGGCTGGTACGACGAGACCGCCCTGGTCATCGCCACGGCCGCGGCCGAGCTGGCCGGCTTCGGCATCGAGGCGCGCCACCTGCGCGCGTTCCGCACGGCTGCCGACCGCGAGGTCGGACTGGTCGAGCAGGTCGTCAGCCCCCTGCGCGGCGGGCGGGCGGACTCCGCGCGTGCCCGGGCCGACGACACCGCGCGCGAGATCACGGCGGTGGCCCTGCGGCTGCACGCCGCGCTGGTGCGCGCCGGCCTGGCCCGCGCGGGCCTGGGCTGAGCCGCCACCCGTCGTCGGCGCGTTCGCCGTCGGCGCGGCGGGGTACGGTGAAGACGTGCGAGAGGTCGAGGTCGTCGGAGTCCGGGTCGAGCTGCCCAACAACCAGCCCATCGTGCTGCTGCGTGAGAGCGGTGGTGACCTGTACCTGCCGATCTGGATCGGTGCCGCGGAGGCCACGGCTATCGCGTACGCCCAGCAGGGCGTCGTCCC
Protein-coding sequences here:
- a CDS encoding FHA domain-containing protein; this encodes MPDEQDRPTVQPQQPAEPPDATTMHLSAIGSGPDERATEVGEPAAGEPGAPAAVEPGTVASLRAGTALLRVDHGPNAGSRFLLDGDVTTVGRHPSSDIFLDDVTVSRKHAEFRREGTAFSVRDVGSLNGTYVNRQRIDASPLATGDEVQIGKFRLVVMLGEAE
- a CDS encoding MerR family transcriptional regulator; its protein translation is MSPAVSRRDSTMSIGEVLAQLSPDFPDVSVSKIRLWESEGLVEPARTPSGYRKFTHEDVERLRYAMTLQRDQFWPLRKIRDHLDAVSRGAEELLVGATGPRAARPADGGEGSGLEDLLRRGGRVRLSAAELCTRAGIDADELESLVGFGLLQPSVAGWYDETALVIATAAAELAGFGIEARHLRAFRTAADREVGLVEQVVSPLRGGRADSARARADDTAREITAVALRLHAALVRAGLARAGLG